The Eremothecium gossypii ATCC 10895 chromosome IV, complete sequence genome contains a region encoding:
- the VPH1 gene encoding H(+)-transporting V0 sector ATPase subunit a (Syntenic homolog of Saccharomyces cerevisiae YOR270C (VPH1)), with protein sequence MEEKQEAVFRSADMALVEVFLPVEIAREALYALGEEGLVQFRDLNSKVRGFQRTYVSELRRLDNVERQYRYFHSLLQKYGVPLYEDGRYEGGEQQSLQALFSANVSPRGPPSTSMIDDHVENANLLEERFQQMVEASEKLEAQRANLEEYRALLLAGDRFFADVENEGYEPLLVDADDGAGFRGPEQVTLSSSASYFMGAIPRGKVGILERVLWRTLRGNLFFRHVEMPNPLYDAKQKELVEKDAFIVFAHGNIILDRIKKIAESLDACLYEVHQSPDLRSGQLREINSQLNDLHKVLDTTLVTLEAGLYSVSKELDEWNRQVYKEKVIYQTLNLFGYDSNRKMLIAEGWVPLDEVRRLQAELQRVALATAIDAPYIVNVLETNRTPPTFHRTNKFTKAFQDICDCYGVASYQEVNPGLATIVTFPFMFAIMFGDMGHGILMTLAAAVLVFYEQSIGKMRRDEIFDMAYSGRYILLMMGLFSIYTGFLYNDMFSKSLTILKSGWKWPDSWKVGETIHAEQVGVYRIGIDHAWHSAENSLLFSNSLKMKLSIIMGVAHMLYSYTFSLANALYFNDMVDILCNFVPGLLFLCSIFGYLVICIIYKWTVDWIKIGKPAPSLLNTLINMFLSPGTIEEQLYPGQATVQLFLLFVALICIPWLLLAKPLHFKFTHDKYAHQPLASSEYNMMDVSIEQASSGEEMIEVYDDDSDDNDHGENLGDVVIHQVIHTIEWCLNCVSHTASYLRLWALSLAHAQLSTVLWNMTIKIAFGMNGTVGVIMTVVLFAMWFVLTCVILVVMEGTSAMLHSLRLHWVESMSKFFKGEGTSFEPFVFNYLGFEESH encoded by the coding sequence ATGGAAGAGAAACAAGAGGCTGTGTTCCGGTCGGCTGACATGGCCCTGGTGGAGGTgttccttcctgtggaaATTGCTAGAGAGGCGCTTTATGCGTTGGGCGAAGAGGGACTAGTGCAATTTCGCGACTTGAACAGTAAGGTCCGAGGGTTCCAGCGAACTTATGTCTCGGAACTCCGGCGGCTAGACAACGTAGAACGGCAGTACCGGTACTTCCACTCGTTGTTGCAAAAATACGGAGTGCCGCTATACGAGGACGGGCGCTATGAGGGAGGGGAACAGCAGTCTCTGCAGGCACTGTTCAGCGCGAATGTGTCGCCGCGGGGTCCTCCAAGTACTTCTATGATAGACGACCATGTCGAAAATGCCAATTTGTTGGAAGAGCGATTTCAGCAGATGGTTGAGGCCAGCGAGAAGTTGGAAGCTCAGCGTGCAAATCTTGAGGAATACCGTGCGCTCCTTCTTGCAGGTGATCGGTTTTTTGCTGATGTTGAAAACGAAGGCTATGAGCCATTGTTGGTAGATGCAGACGATGGTGCTGGCTTCAGGGGTCCTGAACAGGTCACTCTttccagctccgcctcATACTTTATGGGTGCCATCCCACGGGGGAAGGTGGGCATATTGGAGAGAGTATTGTGGCGGACATTGCGCGGTAATCTCTTCTTCAGACACGTCGAAATGCCTAATCCGTTATATGACGCTAAGCAAAAGGAGTTGGTTGAAAAGGACGCATTTATTGTGTTTGCACACGGGAATATCATCTTGGATCGTATTAAGAAAATTGCTGAATCACTAGATGCCTGCCTCTATGAGGTACACCAATCCCCTGACCTGCGTTCGGGGCAATTGCGTGAGATCAACTCACAGCTTAACGATTTGCATAAGGTATTGGATACTACTCTAGTTACGTTGGAAGCAGGTTTGTACTCTGTTAGCAAGGAGTTGGATGAGTGGAATAGACAGGTCTACAAGGAAAAGGTGATCTACCAAACTCTAAATCTCTTTGGGTACGACTCCAACAGGAAGATGTTGATTGCAGAAGGCTGGGTTCCGCTGGATGAAGTGAGAAGGTTGCAGGCAGAATTGCAAAGGGTTGCTCTTGCAACCGCTATTGACGCTCCGTATATTGTTAATGTTTTGGAAACTAATAGAACACCACCTACTTTTCATCGTACTAATAAGTTTAccaaggccttccaggaTATATGTGACTGTTATGGTGTTGCTTCATACCAGGAAGTTAACCCTGGCCTAGCGACTATTGTCACATTCCCATTTATGTTTGCAATTATGTTTGGTGATATGGGCCACGGTATTCTAATGACTTTGGCAGCAGCGGTCCTTGTATTCTATGAACAAAGTATTGGAAAGATGCGGCGCGACGAAATATTCGATATGGCATACTCCGGCAGATATATTTTACTAATGATGGGTCTGTTCTCAATTTACACAGGGTTTTTATATAACGACATGTTTTCAAAATCGTTGACCATTTTAAAATCTGGGTGGAAATGGCCTGACTCTTGGAAAGTGGGGGAAACTATACATGCGGAACAGGTAGGTGTTTACCGTATTGGAATTGACCATGCTTGGCACAGTGCTGAAAATTCTTTATTATTCAGCAATTCGTTGAAGATGAAGCTATCTATTATTATGGGCGTGGCCCATATGTTGTACTCCTATACTTTTTCGTTGGCCAATGCACTATATTTCAATGATATGGTCGATATATTATGCAATTTTGTTCCTGGTCTTCTTTTCTTGTGCAGCATCTTCGGGTACTTGGTCATCTGTATAATTTACAAGTGGACTGTTGATTGGATCAAAATAGGGAAGCCGGCGCCAAGTTTGTTGAACACATTGATCAACATGTTTTTATCACCAGGCACTATTGAGGAACAGTTATATCCTGGGCAGGCGACAGTGCAACTTTTCTTATTGTTCGTGGCGCTAATCTGTATTCCTTGGTTACTATTGGCAAAACCGTTGCACTTCAAATTCACACACGACAAGTATGCACACCAACCTTTAGCGAGCTCAGAATACAATATGATGGATGTAAGTATAGAACAGGCTTCCAGTGGAGAAGAAATGATAGAAGTCTATGACGATGATAGTGATGATAATGATCATGGTGAAAACTTAGGTGATGTGGTCATTCATCAAGTCATCCATACAATTGAATGGTGTTTGAACTGTGTGTCACATACTGCATCTTACTTGCGTTTGTGGGCTTTATCTTTGGCGCACGCACAACTATCGACCGTTTTATGGAATATGACTATCAAAATTGCATT
- the PPM1 gene encoding leucine carboxy methyltransferase (Syntenic homolog of Saccharomyces cerevisiae YDR435C (PPM1)) — MDRTVQQTDYDALSCRMAAITRGYLPSQKQIEQCGYEGYTEVHVEYCNVLRRLSRRLYSRVQKACTTLLPVMNYGSFVRTVSVDVELHKYVAGFGGRAQVVNLGCGSDLRMCMLLERYPELHYVDVDFAETVKMKREVLMQSAELCRRIGASSTSPQEQDCVLHGPRYRLLAGDLRDTGALLELLQKHTDADLPTVVITECVLCYLPREAAQALIREVCGFYKSGSWISYDPIGGGQREDRFGSIMQSNLREFRQLELPTLMEFNSKEKYSARFPAPSNIQTMWEYYMTDISEDEKRKLKTLQFLDEVEELEILLSHYVILVTSW; from the coding sequence ATGGATAGGACTGTGCAGCAGACCGATTACGATGCCCTCTCATGTCGCATGGCGGCTATAACACGGGGATACTTACCCAGCCAAAAGCAGATTGAGCAGTGCGGGTACGAAGGCTACACAGAGGTGCACGTTGAATACTGCAACGTGTTGCGGCGGCTAAGCAGGCGGCTTTATTCACGGGTGCAGAAGGCATGCACCACACTACTGCCGGTGATGAACTATGGGTCATTTGTGCGTACGGTTTCAGTTGACGTGGAGCTGCATAAGTATGTAGCAGGCTTTGGCGGGCGCGCCCAGGTCGTGAACCTAGGCTGTGGATCAGACCTAAGAATGTGCATGTTGCTGGAGCGCTATCCGGAACTGCACTATGTAGACGTGGATTTTGCGGAAACTGTAAAGATGAAGCGCGAAGTGCTGATGCAAAGCGCTGAATTGTGTCGGCGGATAGGCGCGAGCAGCACATCTCCTCAGGAGCAGGATTGTGTCCTACACGGACCCCGCTATAGACTCCTTGCAGGTGATCTCCGCGACACGGGCGCCTTGCTTGAATTGTTACAGAAACACACAGACGCTGACCTGCCAACGGTTGTCATCACGGAGTGCGTGTTATGCTACTTGCCGCGTGAAGCAGCACAGGCGTTGATCAGGGAAGTCTGCGGATTCTATAAATCCGGTTCATGGATCAGCTATGACCCAATTGGTGGCGGACAGCGGGAAGATCGGTTTGGAAGTATAATGCAGAGCAATCTGAGAGAGTTCAGGCAGCTCGAACTGCCGACTCTAATGGAGTTCAATTCTAAAGAGAAGTATTCTGCGCGGTTTCCGGCGCCCTCGAACATCCAGACCATGTGGGAATACTACATGACGGACATTTCAGAGGACGAGAAGCGGAAGCTAAAGACCTTGCAGTTTTTGGACGAAGTCGAGGAACTAGAGATCCTGCTATCACATTACGTAATCTTAGTTACGTCTTGGTAG
- the TAF11 gene encoding TATA-binding protein-associated factor TAF11 (Syntenic homolog of Saccharomyces cerevisiae YML015C (TAF11)) yields the protein MADAHGPLDEIPTENYPPQITYANYVATKRMIDQVINEDQEYVNWKLKNHRTGGTMDQYMVRYQREASEQIQDETDGEGQDAEDSGKINEVPKWMKFPRDVYNEQVRALPRPRELDQQAIKKLFMDHLDDEQMNRYEVFKRTSLAKNQVKKISGIVANQTVAANVNLLLGGIGKIFVGKIVEKALDVKHKWLLGLMVNKFHERKVIGYKLKKHLKKLTLLVEEGDGIEDEIMEQESDICDDDSKEEATFVHTSNRLLKTTKNSEEIRKGIISQYNQLVRRFNKLDVSVEKYVNSPLLPEHIHEAWRLYRIESDTVPSDQWRTQGEANGLLFR from the coding sequence ATGGCAGACGCACATGGACCGTTGGATGAGATCCCGACAGAGAACTATCCCCCTCAGATCACATATGCGAACTATGTAGCTACTAAACGCATGATAGACCAAGTCATCAACGAGGATCAAGAATATGTGAACTGGAAGCTAAAGAATCATAGGACAGGGGGGACGATGGACCAGTACATGGTGAGATACCAGCGAGAGGCTAGCGAGCAAATTCAGGACGAGACAGATGGCGAGGGCCAGGATGCAGAAGACAGTGGGAAGATAAATGAAGTTCCCAAGTGGATGAAGTTCCCGCGGGATGTGTACAATGAACAGGTACGAGCTCTTCCAAGACCGCGCGAGCTGGACCAGCAGGCGATTAAAAAGTTGTTCATGGACCACCTTGACGACGAGCAGATGAACAGATATGAAGTGTTCAAACGTACCTCCCTCGCCAAGAACCAGGTGAAGAAAATATCAGGAATCGTGGCTAACCAGACGGTGGCTGCAAACGTCAACCTGCTACTCGGAGGTATAGGCAAGATATTCGTCGGAAAGATCGTCGAGAAGGCCCTCGATGTGAAGCACAAATGGTTGCTCGGGCTGATGGTTAACAAGTTCCATGAGCGTAAAGTAATAGGATACAAACTAAAGAAGCACCTCAAAAAACTGACGTTGTTGGTAGAAGAGGGCGACGGCATCGAAGACGAAATTATGGAGCAGGAAAGTGACATATGTGATGACGATAGTAAGGAAGAAGCTACATTCGTTCATACAAGTAACCGTCTGCTAAAAACCACCAAAAACAGCGAGGAAATCCGCAAAGGCATAATTAGCCAGTACAACCAGCTAGTGAGGCGATTCAATAAGCTCGACGTCAGTGTCGAAAAGTACGTCAATAGTCCGCTGCTTCCAGAGCATATACATGAAGCATGGAGGCTCTATCGTATAGAGAGTGACACCGTTCCCAGCGACCAATGGCGGACACAGGGCGAGGCAAACGGCTTACTTTTTAGATAG
- the GPI17 gene encoding GPI-anchor transamidase GPI17 (Syntenic homolog of Saccharomyces cerevisiae YDR434W (GPI17)): MEHSGLRKASALWFLLLYVLIGVPVWYQFTSIQRAHLPAQYIEQLRNNKNSDLHMVIPVYLRSPGHRFPDLHDAVQVQVNHVLKKQDKQVEWSLQVLPYEEGVEMSKEYMVSLVPDSAPGFALLFGFRETVVYYDEETIRQNDLPFFIAQTLVEHTFEHEWRRLGQGYQPSELQEGVRNMAVEYSPQMHLSVSLLTGDGHPVSWDIEAVSQKYLTPLRQLLSPLVNFTVDTAVTYFNSLNLDKLKGRQSLSENELAHTVDLSDLSSANYYQEPSALHLAIIFPSAETGPLLFINSTRHWQSFLVPQWGTLIINDRPLPENAHLGEEYLAPIMHRFSRELFTLLGITEAPDSTHSPQLMLDSAQRFTILRNLNKSVETLWSLVKMTDNLPQMSIPTDVLENVKQALALRLEVVELLNDPLKTNSSDIWAEALVKSNRLAALCEKAFFHKEMVQQNFLPQEHKVAVYLPLLGPLTIVTFAGCFKVLTEHTKKTTEKKEKGGPQDVSEVSADTELDTVEQ, translated from the coding sequence ATGGAGCATTCAGGCTTGAGGAAGGCGAGCGCGCTATGGTTTCTGCTGCTCTACGTGCTGATTGGAGTGCCGGTGTGGTACCAGTTCACGTCCATCCAACGCGCGCATCTTCCGGCGCAGTATAttgagcagctgcgcaacAACAAAAACAGCGACTTGCATATGGTGATTCCCGTGTACTTGCGGTCGCCGGGGCACCGGTTTCCAGATCTGCACGATGCGGTGCAGGTGCAGGTGAACCATGTGCTGAAGAAGCAGGACAAACAGGTGGAGTGGTCGCTGCAAGTGCTGCCGTATGAGGAGGGCGTGGAAATGAGCAAGGAGTACATGGTGTCTCTGGTTCCGGACAGCGCGCCGGGGTTTGCGCTGCTCTTTGGCTTCCGGGAGACGGTTGTATACTACGACGAGGAAACAATACGGCAGAACGACCTGCCGTTCTTCATTGCGCAGACGCTGGTGGAGCATACATTCGAGCACGAGTGGCGGCGCCTGGGCCAGGGTTACCAGCCCTcggagctgcaggagggCGTGCGCAACATGGCAGTGGAGTATAGCCCGCAGATGCACCTGTCTGTCAGCCTCCTGACAGGCGACGGGCACCCGGTCTCGTGGGACATTGAGGCTGTTTCGCAGAAGTATCTGACGCCCCTCAGGCAGCTGCTGTCGCCGCTGGTGAACTTCACGGTCGACACGGCCGTCACGTACTTCAACAGCCTGAACTTGGACAAGCTTAAGGGCAGACAGTCGCTGTCCGAGAACGAGCTTGCGCATACGGTAGATCTCTCAGACCTGTCGTCCGCCAACTACTACCAGGAACCCTCCGCGCTTCATCTGGCTATCATCTTCCCGTCGGCCGAGACAGGTCCTCTACTGTTTATTAACTCCACCCGGCACTGGCAGTCGTTTCTGGTACCGCAGTGGGGGACTCTGATCATTAACGACAGGCCGCTGCCTGAGAACGCGCATCTGGGTGAGGAGTACCTCGCTCCGATCATGCATCGCTTTTCAAGGGAGCTGTTCACGCTTCTGGGCATTACCGAGGCTCCGGATAGCACGCACTCGCCACAGTTGATGCTGGACTCCGCCCAGCGCTTTACCATCCTGCGGAATCTGAACAAGAGTGTCGAAACGCTGTGGTCGCTAGTCAAGATGACAGACAACCTACCGCAGATGTCCATCCCTACAGACGTCCTAGAGAATGTGAAGCAGGCGTTAGCCCTGCGTCTGGAGGTTGTCGAGCTTCTGAACGACCCTCTCAAAACCAACTCGTCCGATATCTGGGCCGAGGCGCTAGTGAAGAGCAACCGGCTGGCAGCGCTATGTGAAAAAGCGTTTTTCCATAAAGAGATGGTTCAGCAGAACTTCCTCCCGCAAGAGCACAAGGTGGCAGTCTACTTGCCACTCCTTGGGCCGCTAACCATTGTCACATTTGCTGGCTGCTTCAAAGTATTAACCGAGCATACAAAGAAAACTACTGAGAAAAAGGAGAAAGGGGGGCCTCAAGATGTCTCAGAGGTCTCAGCAGATACTGAGCTTGATACTGTAGAACAGTGA
- the TRM9 gene encoding tRNA (carboxymethyluridine(34)-5-O)-methyltransferase (Syntenic homolog of Saccharomyces cerevisiae YML014W (TRM9)) yields MAESKEEEYVHRVYNEIATHFSETRYKPWPIVEAFLKAQACGSVGLDVGCGNGKYLGVNPGVFLIGSDRSEGLIGCAQSICAAYNVLVADGLHLPHRDGTFDFAISIAVVHHWATRERRIAAIRHILAKLRDGGELLVYCWALEQRGSRRGYHEGMDQDVLVPWVLQRKQQPRQSRPKAVPPDLSGVPAAEREAHLERWRREQRELRAREEPAAAGPAPEQADTKYRYYHLYREGELQEDCQLAGGVVLRDGYEKDNWYVVVQKPHRQPVVT; encoded by the coding sequence ATGGCGGAGTccaaggaggaggagtACGTGCACCGGGTGTACAATGAGATCGCTACGCATTTCTCGGAGACGCGCTACAAGCCGTGGCCGATCGTAGAGGCGTTTCTGAAGGCGCAGGCCTGCGGCAGTGTCGGGTTGGACGTTGGGTGTGGCAACGGCAAGTATCTGGGGGTCAACCCGGGCGTCTTTCTGATAGGGTCAGACCGCTCGGAGGGCCTGATCGGCTGTGCGCAGTCAATCTGCGCGGCGTACAACGTGTTGGTGGCCGACGGGCTGCATCTGCCGCACCGCGACGGGACGTTTGACTTTGCCATCTCCATTGCCGTCGTGCACCACTGGGCCACGCGAGAGCGCCGGATCGCGGCCATCCGCCATATTCTTGCGAAGCTgcgcgacggcggcgagcTGCTCGTGTACTGCTgggcgctggagcagcgTGGCTCGCGTAGGGGCTACCACGAGGGCATGGACCAGGACGTGCTCGTGCCGTGGGTGCTCCAGCGgaagcagcagccgcggcaGAGCCGGCCCAAGGCCGTGCCGCCAGACCTCTCAGGCGTGCCGGCTGCCGAGCGCGAAGCCCACCTCGAGCGCTGGCGCCGGGAGCAGCGGGAACTACGTGCCCGAGAAGAGCCGGCAGCTGCCGGCCCTGCCCCCGAGCAGGCGGACACCAAGTACAGGTACTACCATCTGTACCGCGAGGgcgagctgcaggaggaCTGCCAGCTGGCAGGAGGCGTTGTGCTGAGAGACGGCTACGAAAAGGACAACTGGTACGTGGTTGTGCAGAAGCCTCATCGACAGCCCGTGGTAACCTAG
- the UBX2 gene encoding Ubx2p (Syntenic homolog of Saccharomyces cerevisiae YML013W (UBX2)), protein MPVIRDSDQEFHLAYSEEEKLNQFQTITSFPEDELPLIVKLLQSHSWNLEPALSRYFDGDWKDNLHPPAIGTRPEAFDGGAHMHGRAAFAYERPFVPALPIVTQLPHDYKEKFQMLGLEPRRTRMNTNPVLLAIMLLPNLLMRLGIGILSFLWNLFSFGMGRSDDGTLQTERFPDRPQEPLRPAADDITAVLEEESENLLELASTASFNDVWRECESKFKFMLVVFLGELVGEETDLNSQRFLKQILADPSTISLMKEHKDELEVYIATTHDEDGWYVGRHLGVRYTPECLIIANVLNSNGSVNGVTRMSILGKFRLSSLKKFQRSFKIQVERYSPELVVSRTEREEIELARKIKELQDQAFEESLRQDQIKEEKRRMEEQEMQFRKMQEEQLQHQEQLQNTTYNLYWMASALETWSTLKAGETSGKQATLQIRTSGGKRMIRKFSGDTELPEMYLQIGSHLYLDETSADPDVFATQILNKAIELSDDDEVLCFKDGLGPQPTIDGVKDIVLEEGQKWEVVTDISLAYEQGYFDFELISPFPRLKIPFDSKKSIKHISQIWPKGSLLVEAIEDAELSTGDTEDEQ, encoded by the coding sequence ATGCCTGTTATCCGTGACAGCGACCAAGAGTTCCACCTCGCATACTCAGAAGAGGAGAAGCTTAACCAGTTTCAGACGATAACCTCATTCCCGGAAGATGAGCTACCACTGATCGTAAAGCTTCTTCAAAGCCACTCATGGAACCTTGAGCCGGCACTCAGCCGGTACTTTGACGGAGACTGGAAGGACAACCTCCACCCGCCAGCGATTGGAACACGCCCCGAGGCGTTCGATGGCGGAGCACACATGCACGGGCGGGCTGCATTCGCATACGAGCGACCGTTCGTACCGGCACTTCCGATAGTCACGCAGTTGCCGCACGACTACAAGGAGAAGTTCCAGATGCTGGGGTTGGAGCCGCGGCGCACACGCATGAACACGAATCCGGTGCTGCTTGCGATTATGCTTTTACCGAACCTTCTCATGCGGCTGGGCATCGGCATTTTGTCATTCCTCTGGAACCTATTCTCGTTTGGCATGGGGCGCAGCGATGACGGCACGCTTCAGACAGAGCGGTTCCCTGATAGGCCACAAGAACCGTTACGCCCTGCTGCCGACGATATAACCGCCGTGTTGGAGGAGGAGTCCGAGAATCTTCTGGAGTTGGCTTCTACTGCAAGCTTCAACGACGTATGGCGCGAGTGCGAGTCCAAATTCAAATTCATGCTTGTGGTGTTCTTGGGTGAGTTGGTCGGGGAGGAAACAGACCTTAACTCGCAGCGCTTCTTGAAGCAAATTTTGGCCGACCCGTCCACCATCTCTTTGATGAAGGAACACAAGGATGAGCTCGAGGTGTACATTGCAACCACACATGACGAGGACGGATGGTATGTCGGCCGGCACTTGGGAGTGCGCTACACGCCTGAGTGTCTCATAATTGCCAACGTGCTCAACTCCAATGGCTCTGTGAATGGCGTAACAAGGATGTCCATATTGGGGAAGTTCAGACTCTCCTCATTAAAGAAGTTTCAGAGATCATTTAAAATACAAGTCGAGCGGTATTCTCCGGAGCTTGTTGTCAGCCGGACTGAAAGGGAGGAGATTGAGCTAGCCAGGAAGATAAAGGAATTACAGgatcaggcctttgaagAATCATTGAGACAAGACCAGATCAAGGAAGAGAAACGGCGCatggaggagcaggagaTGCAGTTCAGAAAGATGCAAGAAGAACAGCTACAACACCAGGAGCAGCTACAGAATACCACATACAATCTTTACTGGATGGCATCGGCGTTGGAAACATGGAGCACGCTCAAGGCGGGAGAGACTAGTGGGAAACAGGCGACTTTGCAAATACGGACTTCCGGGGGTAAGCGAATGATTCGGAAATTTTCCGGCGATACAGAGTTGCCAGAAATGTACCTACAAATCGGTTCGCATCTATATCTAGATGAAACTAGTGCTGATCCTGATGTTTTCGCAACCCAGATCCTCAACAAAGCGATAGAGTTATCGGACGATGATGAGGTGTTGTGTTTCAAAGATGGATTAGGGCCACAGCCGACGATTGATGGAGTCAAAGATATAGTCCTCGAAGAAGGGCAAAAGTGGGAGGTGGTAACAGATATCTCCCTCGCATATGAGCAGGGATACTTTGATTTTGAGCTAATCTCACCGTTCCCCAGGTTAAAGATCCCCTTTGACAGCAAAAAATCTATAAAACACATTTCGCAGATATGGCCAAAGGGTAGTCTCTTGGTTGAGGCCATAGAGGATGCCGAGTTGTCGACCGGGGACACTGAGGATGAACAATAG